Proteins from a genomic interval of Quercus robur chromosome 9, dhQueRobu3.1, whole genome shotgun sequence:
- the LOC126699265 gene encoding kunitz type trypsin inhibitor 104-like, with protein MKSMRLIGSLSYIMLVMAISVVAQPSSSPAPVLDSAGRPLQRGVEYYINPAITDSGGRFTLINRNGSCPFCVGQENVSGLEGLPVIFTPFVEGERVIRENKDFKVAFSAATICVQSNAWKLGEKDLESNRRLIVTGEDQSSRRTANYFRIEKASVGGDIYQISWCPTDVCPTCRFDCGTAGNLVENGKRLLALDGNVIPVTFERKA; from the coding sequence ATGAAGTCGATGAGATTGATTGGAAGCCTTAGCTACATAATGCTAGTGATGGCCATATCAGTAGTAGCTCAACCATCATCCTCACCCGCACCGGTGCTTGACAGTGCCGGACGTCCTCTTCAACGTGGTGTAGAATACTACATCAATCCTGCTATTACTGACAGTGGCGGTCGTTTCACCTTGATTAATCGAAATGGCTCATGCCCCTTTTGTGTTGGGCAGGAAAATGTTTCAGGCCTAGAAGGTCTCCCTGTCATCTTCACACCTTtcgtggagggagagagagtgattAGGGAGAATAAGGACTTCAAGGTTGCTTTCTCAGCGGCCACAATCTGTGTTCAGTCGAATGCTTGGAAGTTAGGCGAGAAGGACCTCGAGTCTAATAGGAGATTAATTGTCACCGGAGAAGACCAAAGCTCACGAAGAACCGCAAATTACTTCCGGATAGAGAAAGCTAGTGTTGGAGGTGATATCTACCAGATTTCATGGTGTCCTACAGATGTTTGTCCTACTTGTAGGTTTGACTGTGGTACTGCTGGTAACTTGGTTGAGAATGGAAAGAGGTTGTTAGCCTTGGATGGTAATGTGATTCCCGTTACCTTTGAGAGGAAGGCTTAA
- the LOC126699266 gene encoding kunitz type trypsin inhibitor 104-like: MKSMRLIGSLSCMMLVMAISAVAQPSSSPAPVLDSAGRPLQRGVEYYINPAITDSGGRFTLIDRNGSCPLYVGQENGSGLEGLPVIFTPFVEGETVIRENRDFRVAFSAATICVQSTAWKLGEKDPESNRRLIVTGEDQSSQRTANYFRIEKASVGGDIYQISWCPTDVCPTCRFDCGTAGNLVENGKRLLALDGNVIPVTFERKA; the protein is encoded by the coding sequence ATGAAGTCGATGAGATTGATTGGAAGCCTTAGCTGCATGATGCTAGTGATGGCCATATCAGCAGTAGCTCAACCATCATCCTCACCCGCACCGGTGCTTGACAGTGCCGGACGTCCTCTTCAACGTGGTGTAGAATACTACATCAATCCTGCTATTACTGACAGTGGCGGTCGTTTCACCTTGATTGATCGAAATGGCTCATGCCCTCTTTATGTTGGGCAGGAAAATGGTTCAGGCTTAGAAGGTCTCCCTGTCATCTTCACACCCTTCGTGGAGGGAGAGACAGTGATTAGGGAGAATAGGGACTTCAGGGTTGCTTTCTCAGCGGCCACAATCTGTGTTCAGTCGACAGCATGGAAGTTAGGCGAGAAGGACCCCGAGTCTAATAGGAGATTAATTGTCACCGGAGAAGACCAAAGCTCACAAAGAACCGCAAATTACTTCCGGATAGAGAAAGCTAGTGTTGGAGGTGATATCTACCAGATTTCATGGTGTCCTACAGATGTTTGTCCTACTTGTAGGTTTGACTGTGGTACTGCTGGTAACTTGGTTGAGAATGGAAAGAGGTTGTTAGCCTTGGATGGTAATGTGATTCCTGTTACCTTTGAGAGGAAGGCTTAA